A single window of Botrytis cinerea B05.10 chromosome 15, complete sequence DNA harbors:
- the Bcdhr2 gene encoding Bcdhr2 has translation MPEKVLLKFGDDADETPKVVQKARALDTKSTNQKQAQSKSKLKSQPQSHSTKSTGTKRLRDGSPKSDSKRKKLAVVQEKVTNANGAKFTKLEHADVLEVGEKEHEEEAGVPHEAKKSINGTSKIKSFGEANDRQRAPNPRSGSENTKNAAPDRHLQKTARELEPFRKSLPVYKKLVDLKTALRTNDVLLLTAETGSGKSTQLPQFMHDEPWCKKQKVKVKNATGQEEEISVGGVIAITQPRRVAAITLARRVAAEMGSALGYQRTNTPGKVGYSVRFDTNTPIGMKIKFVTEGTLLQEMVHDPNLRKYSAVIIDEIHERGVDVDLIAGFLRQIVHGDKQGRGGIPLKVVIMSATLDLGGYEAFFANPDSNPSYQPGNNYGSIFAPHLVNNEKVIEAAKPMLAVKSGKAENVELKEIQSPEKADTGVAIEEVKGRKFKVDLYYDKPADPSNYQETMFKRIASIHVTEPLPGDILVFLVGQEEIEYMQTRLEALGESLSKEVPRIKVIPLYGALPPDAQQLAFDPVKEPRTRKIVLATNIAETSVTVPGVRYVVDSGKAKVKKYRTKLGMESLLVVPISKQSALQRMGRAGREAPGKCWRAYGKDEYESWLQDEIPEILRCDVLEAVLKMKARGVQDVINFPLMDAPDVEAMKHAIFQLNAMGALDDEGNLTTDGKKMASFPLPAAYGRALIASSSPEFNCVLDAIDVISLLTADSEVFIQPKSQEQEEEVDANRADIIRREGDLLTYLTTMQRYASENTNRFQWCKSRNISARAMKSAMLNRKQLRQLSVTHGLIDALPPPDPQPFEPSTPERAECLIKAFLKSFGDRTATLAPDGSYVTTKGKNAVVIHPQSVLWGRKMEAIMFLENVFSTRNWAKKVSAVQADWVLESLGGWM, from the coding sequence ATGCCCGAGAAGGTTCTTCTTAAGTTCGGCGACGATGCTGATGAGACTCCGAAGGTTGTGCAAAAGGCGAGGGCTTTAGATACGAAATCTACAAATCAGAAACAGGCgcaatcgaaatcgaaattgaaaTCGCAACCGCAATCACATTCGACGAAATCCACAGGCACGAAACGTCTAAGAGATGGAAGCCCTAAATCAGActcgaagaggaagaagctggCAGTGGTACAGGAAAAGGTGACAAATGCAAATGGTGCAAAGTTTACAAAATTGGAGCATGCGGATGTCTTGGAGGTCGGTGAGAAAGAGcacgaagaagaagctggAGTCCCTCACGAAGcgaaaaaatcaatcaatggcaccagcaaaatcaaatcctttGGGGAGGCAAACGATCGACAGCGGGCACCAAATCCGAGATCTGGCAGTGAGAATACCAAAAATGCGGCCCCGGACAGGCATCTACAGAAAACAGCTAGGGAACTCGAGCCGTTTCGGAAATCGCTTCCGGTATATAAAAAACTGGTTGATCTTAAAACTGCTTTGCGCACCAATGACGTCCTTCTCTTGACTGCAGAGACGGGTTCTGGAAAAAGTACTCAATTGCCTCAATTTATGCATGATGAGCCTTGGTGCAAGAAACAAAAGGTAAAAGTCAAGAATGCGACGGGccaagaagaggaaatctCAGTTGGCGGAGTCATTGCTATCACACAACCTCGTCGTGTTGCTGCTATTACTTTAGCCCGTCGTGTTGCTGCCGAGATGGGATCTGCCCTTGGATACCAACGTACAAATACTCCTGGAAAGGTCGGTTATTCCGTTCGTTTTGATACCAATACACCCATTGGAATGAAGATCAAATTTGTTACCGAAGGTACCTTGCTTCAAGAAATGGTCCATGATCCAAATCTTAGAAAATACAGTGCTGTCATTATTGATGAAATTCACGAGAGAGGGGTTGATGTTGATCTTATTGCTGGATTCCTTCGACAGATAGTTCATGGAGATAAGCAAGGCCGTGGTGGTATTCCGTTGAAAGTCGTTATCATGAGTGCAACTCTTGATTTAGGGGGATACGAAGCTTTCTTTGCAAACCCTGACTCAAATCCTAGTTATCAACCAGGAAACAACTATGGCTCAATATTTGCACCACATCTTGTGAACAATGAGAAGGTCATTGAGGCTGCCAAACCAATGCTGGCTGTAAAGTCTGGAAAGGCAGAGAATGTGGAATTAAAAGAGATACAAAGCCCCGAAAAAGCAGACACTGGCGTTGCCATTGAGGAAGTCAAAGGTAGGAAATTCAAAGTCGACCTATACTATGACAAGCCAGCCGACCCCAGTAATTACCAGGAGACTATGTTCAAAAGGATTGCAAGTATCCATGTTACGGAACCTCTTCCCGGAGATATACTGGTCTTTCTAGTCGGtcaagaagagattgaataTATGCAAACGAGACTTGAGGCTCTTGGCGAGTCTCTAAGCAAAGAAGTGCCGAGAATCAAGGTTATACCGCTGTATGGTGCTCTTCCACCAGATGCTCAACAGTTAGCCTTCGATCCAGTCAAGGAGCCCAGGACGAGGAAAATCGTTCTGGCTACTAACATTGCGGAAACGTCAGTAACAGTTCCTGGTGTGCGATATGTAGTTGACAGCGGTAAAGCCAAGGTTAAGAAATATCGCACAAAGTTGGGGATGGAATCTTTGCTTGTCGTGCCGATCTCTAAACAGTCCGCCCTCCAAAGAATGGGTCGTGCTGGTCGTGAAGCGCCTGGTAAATGTTGGAGAGCATATGGTAAAGACGAATATGAATCTTGGCTTCAAGATGAAATTCCTGAAATTCTTCGTTGCGATGTGCTCGAGGCAGTTCTTAAAATGAAAGCTCGAGGAGTTCAAGATGTTATCAACTTTCCTCTCATGGATGCACCTGATGTGGAAGCTATGAAGCATGCCATCTTCCAACTTAACGCTATGGGAGCTCTTGATGACGAAGGTAACTTAACCACAGATGGTAAAAAGATGGCCAGTTTCCCTCTTCCTGCCGCTTATGGACGTGCCCTCATCGCCTCCTCATCTCCCGAGTTCAATTGCGTCCTCGACGCCATTGACGTTATCTCCCTCCTAACCGCTGATTCCGAAGTTTTCATCCAACCGAAAtctcaagaacaagaagaagaagtcgatGCCAATCGCGCCGATATCATCCGTCGCGAAGGCGATCTGCTCACTTATCTCACAACCATGCAACGCTATGCCTCGGAAAATACAAATCGATTCCAATGGTGCAAATCTCGCAACATCAGCGCACGAGCAATGAAATCCGCAATGCTGAACCGCAAACAATTGCGTCAATTAAGCGTCACTCATGGTCTCATTGATGCTCTTCCCCCTCCTGATCCGCAGCCCTTCGAACCCTCTACCCCGGAAAGAGCTGAATGTCTGATTAAGGCATTTCTGAAATCATTTGGAGATAGGACGGCGACGTTGGCACCAGATGGAAGTTATGTAACGACAAAGGGAAAGAATGCGGTGGTTATTCATCCGCAGAGCGTGCTCTGGGGAAGGAAAATGGAGGCGATTATGTTCTTGGAAAATGTGTTCAGTACGAGGAATTGGGCGAAGAAGGTTAGCGCTGTGCAGGCGGATTGGGTGTTGGAGTCCCtaggtggatggatgtga
- the Bcapc2 gene encoding Bcapc2 translates to MATFATKRKRVLDSVFKKPEISEPTPVATPTGSFTTSSQPFGESQSFNHGPKTPSSNTRSSQQLRGHDRDSSVAQVRDQIQWDRSWHTVTYRLQLPDVPLDTGSIETLRPLSILSDPSFDDALKDVLDPVNRLPFALHTDDLLVWHTQQVRRHLLRQILPVLRLYADEEGPRSLVFGSVKILDFAHRMYLHGLSVILKQVELFTPGLSRVILEKFRRDLHAIITNSLTDQFIAALRTVLENYVSSILGLQGKKGSGIAPIDARTDKVCNEMLNLVESLHKVGLAGEKFEVIFAEIMNHSMTEYVNRGCKGLWSATEINITPQDGERRNSVLPRTAHHVSPSNCVTDLCGWIGDRYSKLAVLVFKVIDNVEVAWSDMERWKEMSIGRLAALRTDELFDIVVNWPNSNGALHDLRTTITTPQRRLHLTEAFAATLKERLLHPGASTLLILQTYISMIWSFHSLDHSKVLLDRVAYPLQVYLCSREDTVRIIITGLLSDTEDAQGNPIESGGDRLIELAHLLNNDSEHSGQKIDDEELDWHDMEWVPDPVDAGPGYKRSKSADIIGTLIGVFGSQDVFIKEFQNIISENLLKNDGAYEKEIKVLELLKSRFGEAPLQSCEVMLKDILDSVRLDLAIHKTQDLSIAERKAMPPPPTQPILHTKILSRLFWPPLQESTFTLPPQITNLQSDYSTAFSSLKPSRKLTWLPALGHTTVELELADRTVVEECTTWQATVISCFHSETTHHNPDDEDLPAQKSIEELTSELEMDSVLILSALKFWVSKLVLQESPPKSQVYSVLETLNASDRARSDALASAPVGADHGDDEGEGETEEKGIAGENAKVYWQFVQSMLTNSSSQMGAPQIAMMLKMLIAEGFPYSNEELLEWLGGKVEEGVLECVGGRYRLKK, encoded by the exons ATGGCCACTTTTGCTACGAAAAGAAAACGCGTTTTGGATTCAGTATTCAAAAAGCCTGAGATCTCAGAACCTACCCCAGTCGCAACGCCAACCGGTAGCTTTACAACATCAAGCCAACCATTTGGAGAATCACAAAGCTTCAATCATGGGCCAAAGACACCTTCTTCAAATACGAGGAGCTCGCAGCAGCTTAGAGGGCATGATCGGGATTCGTCTGTAGCGCAAGTTCGTGATCAAATCCAATGGGATAGATCTTGGCATACTGTCACTTATCGTCTCCAACTTCCAGATGTACCATTAGACACGGGTTCTATTGAGACTCTGAGACCTCTATCGATACTATCTGATCCATCCTTTGACGACGCCTTGAAGGATGTTCTGGACCCCGTCAATCGCCTTCCATTTGCTTTGCATACGGATGATCTCCTTGTTTGGCATACCCAACAAGTTCGTAGACATCTTCTCCGTCAAATCTTGCCGGTATTGCGACTCTACGCTGATGAAGAGGGTCCCCGATCTTTGGTTTTTGGCAGTGTCAAGATATTAGATTTTGCTCATCGTATGTACTTGCATGGCTTGTCAGTCATTCTCAAACAAGTTGAGCTTTTTACTCCGGGGCTCTCGCGTGTAATTTTGGAGAAGTTCCGACGGGATCTACATGCTATCATAACCAATTCTCTTACAGATCAATTCATTGCAGCATTAAGGACGGTTCTCGAAAATTATGTTTCTTCTATCCTTGGATTGCAGGGCAAAAAGGGATCTGGTATTGCACCTATTGATGCGAGGACGGATAAAGTTTGTAACGAAATGCTCAACCTTGTCGAGTCTTTACACAAAGTTGGCCTAGCTGGGGAAAAGTTCGAGGTGATTTTTGCCGAAATCATGAATCACTCTATGACTGAATATGTCAATCGGGGTTGCAAAGGACTGTGGTCTGCAActgaaataaatataaccCCCCAAGATGGCGAAAGAAGGAACTCCGTACTTCCACGAACGGCACATCACGTATCACCGTCCAATTGTGTTACAGATCTTTGTGGGTGGATTGGAGATCGGTATTCCAAACTTGCTGTCCTGGTCTTTAAAGTCATCGACAATGTTGAAGTAGCTTGGAGCGATATGGAAAGGTGGAAGGAAATGAGCATTGGCCGTCTTGCAGCACTTAGGACAGATGagttatttgatattgttgtaaATTGGCCAAATAGTAATGGAGCATTGCACGACCTTCGAACAACCATTACCACGCCTCAGAGACGATTACACTTGACAGAAGCTTTTGCAGCCACTCTAAAAGAGAGGCTACTTCATCCAGGGGCTTCTACATTGTTGATTCTACAGACCTACATCTCAATGATTTGGTCATTTCATTCGCTTGACCACTCGAAAGTACTCTTAGATCGTGTAGCGTATCCATTACAGGTATACCTATGCTCACGAGAAGATACGGTCCGAATAATCATCACAGGTTTACTTTCAGACACTGAAGATGCGCAAGGAAATCCAATAGAATCGGGTGGAGATAGACTCATTGAGCTAGCCCATTTACTCAATAATGATTCAGAACATTCGGGACAAAAAATTGACGATGAAGAATTAGACTGGCACGACATGGAATGGGTGCCTGATCCTGTAGATGCAGGTCCAGGATACAAGAGGTCCAAAAGCGCTGATATCATTGGAACATTAATTGGGGTTTTCGGATCTCAAGATGTTTTTATCAAAGAATTTCAGAATATAATCAGTGAAAACCTTCTAAAGAATGACGGAGCTTATGAAAAAGAG ATCAAAGTTCTCGAATTGCTAAAATCACGCTTCGGCGAGGCGCCACTGCAAAGTTGTGAAGTGATGCTAAAAGACATTCTCGATTCCGTTCGCCTGGACCTTGCCATCCACAAAACTCAAGATCTCAGCATCGCAGAAAGGAAAGCCATGCCTCCCCCGCCAACTCAACCAATTCTCCATACCAAGATACTCTCCCGTCTCTTCTGGCCCCCTCTCCAAGAATCCACCTTTACTCTCCCTCCTCAAATCACCAATCTCCAATCGGACTACTCCACCGCCTTTTCCTCCCTCAAGCCTTCCAGAAAACTCACCTGGCTTCCTGCGCTCGGCCACACAACCGTCGAGCTTGAATTAGCTGATCGTACTGTGGTCGAAGAATGCACAACCTGGCAAGCCACCGTAATTTCATGTTTCCACAGCGAAACCACGCATCACAATCCCGACGACGAAGACCTCCCCGCTCAAAAAAGCATCGAAGAACTAACCTCCGAACTCGAAATGGACTCGGTGCTCATCCTTTCCGCCCTCAAATTCTGGGTCTCAAAACTCGTGCTCCAGGAATCCCCGCCTAAATCGCAAGTGTACTCTGTTCTCGAAACGCTCAACGCATCGGATCGTGCGCGTTCTGACGCCCTCGCTTCGGCGCCCGTGGGTGCTGATCATGGCGATgatgagggagaaggagagacgGAAGAAAAGGGTATCGCGGGCGAAAATGCAAAGGTTTATTGGCAGTTTGTGCAGAGCATGTTGACGAATAGTTCGAGTCAGATGGGAGCCCCGCAGATTGcgatgatgttgaagatgcTGATAGCAGAGGGATTTCCATACAGTAACGAGGAATTGTTAGAGTGGTTGGGTGGGAAGGTAGAGGAGGGTGTATTGGAGTGTGTCGGCGGCCGATATCGTTTGAAGAAGTAG